attatttatatgggTCACGTTATGAGTGTGTATagtgagattttcccaacagtATTAACATACCTACATTAGTAACACATCTCAAAATGTATAAGTTTATTTGATTCCACTTCttcattgttttaattttttccttttttaatcttttattaatattgcaTCAATTTTTCCTTCATATTGCaggtataaaaaaattgaattataagaGTTAGCTTTGAATTCTTTCATCATTCTTCTATCAAAGACTTCAAAATATAATGGATAAGATTGAGGTACTTTTGAATCCTAATGCAAAATGTGTGGTATGTACTATTTCCATATTTATCCTATTGTATGATATTTTGCACTTATATTATACAGCCTTAACTATATTAAGTGTTTTATACACTATTAACCTTAAatctacttatttttttaattaattcgaAATTAGTGTTTTAAGATATTACTTTTTTCTCATgatttttcaaattgaattctTCATTGCAAATGTAAAATACCACtaatttgttagaatttttttatccctttttaatagtttagttcTTTTAACTAAAATGTTGTTCTCTTATTTTCAGAAGAGGAAATTTGACCAATATATGAAATGTCATGAAAGTGATGTCCATGGACATATCAATAGAAAGAAACATggtaaagaaaatgaaatcctAGATGATAAAATATAGTCAATGTTTGGTGTCTGCTACTACTAATAGTACCAAGACATCAATGAAGGAGAAATcaactttgaaattttcaaaagctCTAGAATCGTCGCTCAATAGGGATTTTGATAAGTCAAATGAGACTTCACATTATTCATACTTAGAAAATGAAGATATTGAGCTACATCAAACACATAACAAGTCATTATCAGAGGATAATGAAATTCCAAGGCCAGCTATTCCTGTTGGATCTCGTTTTCAAGCTGAAGTTCCTAAGTGGGAAGGCATANCAAATgtaaataatgatgatgattcAAAGTGGCTAGGTGTTCAAGTTTGGCCAATGCCTAATATTAGTGAAAGCTGCANANAAGGAATTGGGGAAGGTAGGCCTGACTCATGTTACTGTAAAAATTCAGGATCAGATGAATGTGTTAAATTACACATTAAGGAAGCAAGAGAACTTTTGAAATTGGAGATTGGCGTGACATTTTCAAGTTGGAAGTTTgatgaaatggaagaagaattttCACAGTCATGGACATTAGAAGAGGATAAGAAATTTGAATctctaatgaaatttaataaatcttCAAAGACCAGAAATTTTTGGAAGCTTGCCATGAAGCATTTTNCATCTAAATCATTGAAATGCATGGTAAATTACTACCATAATGTATACATCCCAAGATGTTTAAGCATGGAGACTAGATCTTTGCATGAAGTTGACAGAGATAGTGATCAAGATGATAACTTCAATAAAAATGATTCATGGATAGGTATGATTATAATTTGTCTTACAATATTatggataaaaaaatttctattttatatattttaagttcatatatgagaataattattttggtttgttGATGGAAAATTCCATAGCCACGGTCAAGCACTTTCAAGAGAGTGAAAGTCATCCTTGAAGATGGTGTCAACTCTACCTTGAGGACCACCTTGGAGCCATCATGAagcatggattgaagagtagCGTAGGAATTTAGGCCATTGTATTAGGCCATGTAGTTtaggtttgtttaaggcttgtattaaggctTAAGTAGCATAAGATTTTCCTTAAagttagacatccaaaccaagtggaaagtgtatgccatgtgtcatgcttccattagagaggatttactttttaaaaggtagccacatggcaccttaggaatggagagtttttgcttttagtagtggccacatggcactctaggaatggagaggatcgtgttttgtgagtggccacatgtcctcccaCCATTGGAGgttagaaggcctcatttttggccaatgagaacaaaggtgggagatcatgcttttagggttagaaggagacacccttggcctataaatagaggtgtccccacccttgtatttcatctttgattttgagtaatgttatgctgcccatttttggccatactactcatcttagatcaacactagagcaacccatgaggcccctctagtcaccttcctccttgagttggcctaacctTTCTTGAAGCCATCAAACACTACACCACCACCATCATATCTCCTAGAGGCTTTGAGCTTCTACACCATTCATACAATAGCTCATCATCCttggaccatttaccaccacatttcCTCATCATTCATCCAAGGAAACACTCCTCCATTGCATCCTTCTAAGCTTTGGCCTAACCTAGCTTAAGGAGTTTGCCATCATTTGTCCTTCAATCTTCTTTaggttttataaattaaaaaaataataataatattgttgtcTATTGATGTTACCacatcatataaataaatttatgttcacacttgcattattaatttatatgaatattccttaaatttattttattgtgtacTACATTCTTTTGTCCATAATATTGAAAGCATATATGCATAATTCTAATTCACAATTATTcagtgaaattaaattattataattttggtaCATAATTTCTTATTACAGGAAGGAACGAACTTCTTATAACTTCACCCTAGATTTGGGGAAAGCGGTCTCTAGGTAGAGAACATATATGGTTTTATCTATGTAAGTCTTATTTAATGCACCATATTTTTAAGGGtatgattttggatgaatgtaCTATTTATCAACTTTGACAATGTtgttgactatttttttttatttaatgtaatatgtaatattaaaaatttagtcagtttttaattatttttatatttctttaatttacttATTACGCATtgataattcatatttttttaatcataattaaaatagttacttgtgccaaatattgaaaattattcaGGTTCAACTTTTGATGTAGCTTAATAAGAAACACTTAATCTAAACATTGGTATTAGATTTAAgcttaaaatgtttaaattattacaatattttaaagttaaataaagtatttagtCATGACTTTTAACCAAATAGTAAATCCATTAAGTCACAAATTCAATTCTCATAACACATTTGTAAAagggaaagataaaaaaatatgctCACTGACATCATTTTGTCGCCTAAGTATATGGAAcgaaaaatttatgaattagttttctatctttattttgtttgaattcttGGTTAATCTCATTTTAACTGTTGTTTTCGTATGAATGTTTATTTAAACCTGTTTGTTCGACTATCTTATGGAAATTGACCTTGTATAGTTGGAAACTATCGCTACAATAAAAGTTTAGTTTATCGATGAATCATGTTTGTCtataaatactaaaattcatcaataatattaattttttgacgATTGAAATTTCATTGATAAATACATTCTCAAAAATAATCACCAATAGATTGTCAATAATTATCAAAAGTCTATTCgttaataattattgatgacTTATACTCCCATCATTAATTACCGAAAAACTAAGATCATTTGTAATTACTGACGACATCAAATTGTCGGTAGTTACTGAGAGTCACAATCCATCAATAATGACATGACAAAACAGGTTACATTATCGACAAATCATGATCGTCAATAATTACTAACGGATCATGATTATAGGTAATGACATGAAAATGGATTACATTACCTATAGACCAATCTGTCGATAAATCTATCAATAAATTTGACAGCAGGTTCATGTGTTGTGGACAACATTTCCTATCCACAACAATGAACCTGCGGATAATACGATCAATACAAACAAATGTCTCAATTTAGACAATACAGACAAATGTTCTAATTTTGAAGTCTTATTTCTTTTGGAGGTAGCACATTTGTTGTGGTAATCTGACAAATTCCAATGTGTCATCAATGAACTTCATATGTGCTTCCTTACCCAAAGTCGTGTGCGCTAGACGTGATGACCCAACATCAACTAGAGTTGAAGCATTTAGGGCTGGTAGCACCGGAGGAACCCTTAAAATGTAACGGGGATACCTCCTTGGCTTTTCTATAACCTTTCCTTTGTCAACACCAAAAGGACCCTTTCTTTACATTACTACAATGTggaagtataaaaataaatggcAAAAGACAAATGTACGACTTTTGTACTTACTATGACtcatgtttttatttcaatttttagttaTGGCAAAACACAATGGTTTTTCTAATTCAATcattgtcatcatcatcattgtcattattgttaaaattgtcaatgtaattatttttatatttctttaatttacttattacgcattgataatttatatttttttaatcataattaaaatagttacttgtgccaaatattgaaaataattccTATTCAAAATGTGGCTTAATAAGAAACACTTAATCTAAATATTGGTATTAGATTTAAGCTTAAAAGCTTGATTATTGGTGGGTAATTGTTGAGAGAGATTACTTGAATTGTATAGAGGTAAAGTGAATTAAGTCAAATCAAATTatgatgtttaaatttttacaatatGTTAAAGTAAAAATTGTTGTTACATTCGATCagaatccgtatataacctctaaaattcatatataaagtggtgttatatacggattacataggCCAAAATTTCGTATATAACAGGAGtgtagataaaattatatatgaatatatccGAATgtaatttacatataaatagtctgtatataaattacatacgaatAATTCATatgtaatatccgtatataattatatacaaaaaatccatatataatatctgtatataattatatacagaaaaatccatatgtaatatctgtatataattacatacaacaaaatctgtatgtaactttatagctttataaaaaaaaattaaataatctcatATTTGCATCCTAtaactaaaaattttatatatttgataaaagacaaacaaaacTTTCGAATTAACAATACattatacaatatataataaaatacacaaaaatgtGTATTTAGAAAAGTGAATTCAAATATCTAACAGAATTAAAGTGCGGATgaaaattgagataaaagatTGAAATATACAATTGCTTTGACATTATAAAGGTTATGTTACTACTCTTTCTCCAGCTTATCCTTTCGGGTAATGCAACCTTGTAAGAACATAAGCAGACAACTAATTATGAAAATGGCAACTCATGTATTTACTGATAGGATTACTCTAAAGTGAGGTGtacattgaagaaaaataagtgTAGCTACCACCATTGATTAgaaattcaacttaaaatcCGCTCCAAAAACAATCCTAATCATAATCCATTAACTCGTTCCCTTTAATTCTGGATTAACATGCATCGAAACCCAATCCTTTTCAACAtgaagttataattaattacaagtaGAGTAAAATAGATCAAACACAATGTATGTATTATTCTACCTGGTTATTGGACAGTGTATTTATTATTCTACCTAGTTATTGGACATGTACAATATAAcccaattttaattcaaaacatgATAACCCAGGCATTCACTTCTTGTTAGTGATCATGATAATAAGGTACcagattttcaaaacatttccAACCATTCTAACATTTCGTATGATGCATCAGTAATATTCATACAACTTAACCCAATCTCTCTAAATCACCTATTCATAACCATATAACAAAACTTATTCCTTTCTTAAATAACCCTTTcactttattttcaactttatcCATATATTAACTCAATCAAGTCACACTCACAGAACCCGTAACTTTAACTTacactaaataaattctaatgatttataaaacattaaagtacATACGCAACAAGACAAATCATTACTCAGTTTCGCAGATACAATTTCCATTTCTTATCcataaattaatattcatttttctaaattcaaacACCAGTACCCTGTTAATTTACTTCCCTAGTTCCTACATGAATTTTCCCCCTTTATTCCANCTAANACAATA
This genomic interval from Vigna radiata var. radiata cultivar VC1973A chromosome 8, Vradiata_ver6, whole genome shotgun sequence contains the following:
- the LOC106770168 gene encoding AT-rich interactive domain-containing protein 1-like, translated to MIKYSQCLVSATTNSTKTSMKEKSTLKFSKALESSLNRDFDKSNETSHYSYLENEDIELHQTHNKSLSEDNEIPRPAIPVGSRFQAEVPKWEGIXNVNNDDDSKWLGVQVWPMPNISESCXXGIGEGRPDSCYCKNSGSDECVKLHIKEARELLKLEIGVTFSSWKFDEMEEEFSQSWTLEEDKKFESLMKFNKSSKTRNFWKLAMKHFXSKSLKCMVNYYHNVYIPRCLSMETRSLHEVDRDSDQDDNFNKNDSWIGSTFDVA